The following coding sequences are from one Shewanella putrefaciens window:
- a CDS encoding cell division inhibitor SulA: MSNLLGNAPRHPGLWLDNIREPDANWQYAPISCVPTQTQGRTELIQLSTQLAQLSQQGRWVVLINPPSIGYKQLLTSAGVRMDRILLVHAKDEVETLRAMEKALTSGTSSAVITWTTSLDARDNRRLQIVAKSARAMGIVLEEVNNHLQDKVRLEQHTHFKQATFFSPVH, translated from the coding sequence ATGAGTAACCTATTAGGCAATGCCCCACGTCATCCGGGGTTGTGGCTCGACAACATTCGAGAGCCAGATGCAAACTGGCAGTATGCACCGATCAGCTGTGTGCCTACACAGACTCAAGGCCGTACTGAGTTAATCCAGCTCAGTACGCAGCTCGCACAACTCAGTCAACAGGGGCGTTGGGTTGTACTCATCAATCCACCAAGTATTGGCTATAAACAGTTACTCACATCAGCAGGTGTGCGCATGGATCGTATATTACTCGTTCATGCAAAAGATGAGGTAGAAACCCTACGGGCGATGGAGAAAGCCTTAACAAGTGGTACGTCCAGTGCAGTCATTACTTGGACGACCTCACTCGATGCCCGTGATAATCGACGCTTACAAATTGTGGCAAAAAGTGCCAGAGCGATGGGTATTGTATTAGAGGAAGTAAATAACCACTTACAGGATAAGGTCCGCCTTGAGCAACATACACACTTTAAGCAAGCCACTTTTTTTAGCCCTGTTCATTAG
- the lexA gene encoding transcriptional repressor LexA encodes MRPLTPRQAEILELIKRNIADTGMPPTRAEIATRLGFKSANAAEEHLKALAKKGCIEIMPGTSRGIRLPAEEEVVVEYGLPLIGQVAAGEPILAQEHVEQYYQVDPSMFHPTADFLLRVKGDSMKNIGILEGDLLAVHKVQQARNGQVVVARVDDDVTVKRFEKKGNLVYLYAENEDYSPIKVDLSCQSLTIEGLAVGVIRNGDWL; translated from the coding sequence ATGAGACCCTTAACGCCACGCCAAGCTGAAATTTTAGAGCTAATTAAACGTAATATTGCCGATACAGGAATGCCACCCACCCGAGCAGAAATTGCCACTCGTTTAGGCTTTAAAAGTGCTAATGCTGCTGAGGAGCACCTCAAAGCTCTCGCCAAAAAAGGCTGTATCGAAATCATGCCTGGTACCTCTCGGGGTATCCGTCTCCCAGCAGAGGAAGAGGTCGTGGTTGAATATGGCCTGCCACTTATAGGCCAAGTAGCCGCTGGTGAGCCAATCTTGGCTCAAGAACATGTTGAACAGTACTATCAAGTTGACCCAAGTATGTTCCACCCTACCGCCGATTTTTTACTGCGAGTAAAAGGTGACAGCATGAAAAACATCGGCATTCTCGAAGGTGATTTGTTAGCGGTACATAAAGTACAACAAGCGAGAAATGGTCAAGTAGTTGTTGCAAGAGTCGACGATGATGTCACGGTTAAACGCTTCGAAAAAAAAGGCAACTTAGTCTATCTATACGCAGAAAATGAAGACTACTCACCAATTAAAGTGGATTTAAGTTGTCAAAGTTTAACAATTGAAGGACTCGCTGTTGGTGTGATCCGTAATGGAGATTGGCTATGA